A genomic segment from Arcobacter sp. CECT 8986 encodes:
- a CDS encoding hybrid sensor histidine kinase/response regulator has translation MEKFSILLVDDVAENIHSLKMMIEDSFDVRIFSALSAQEGMEILMKNEINLILTDVQMPEIDGFEFAEYLKGIEKTKNIPLIFITGIYDKDEYKRKGYDIGAIEYITKPIDDVLLDAKLKVYIDIFERSKERQDEIEQKNEILIHQAKMATMGEMIGVIAHQLKQPLNILSLYCNDVKDTYKLGEIDDAFIDDFSKNTKENIEFMSKTIDGFRDFFNPKKSKKIFQIKKVIDNSVKLLHKQLESNKVELTIDVNDEQVYGVDSELEQVVLNLITNAQDAFIERKVEDRKINISSGSHKNYTILVVEDSAGGIKEDNLDKIFDPYFTTKETGTGTGLYMVKLVVRTSFGGELKLENSSIGAKFILILPNQSLTK, from the coding sequence ATGGAAAAATTTAGTATATTATTAGTAGATGATGTAGCCGAGAATATACACTCTTTAAAAATGATGATAGAAGATAGTTTTGATGTTAGAATTTTTAGTGCCTTAAGTGCTCAAGAGGGTATGGAAATTTTAATGAAAAATGAAATAAATCTTATTCTTACTGATGTTCAGATGCCAGAAATTGATGGTTTTGAGTTTGCTGAATATTTAAAAGGTATAGAAAAAACCAAAAATATTCCTTTGATTTTTATTACTGGTATTTATGATAAAGATGAGTATAAAAGAAAAGGTTATGATATTGGGGCAATTGAATATATTACAAAACCAATTGATGATGTATTACTTGATGCAAAACTAAAAGTTTATATTGATATATTTGAAAGAAGTAAAGAAAGACAAGATGAAATAGAACAAAAAAATGAGATTTTAATTCATCAAGCAAAAATGGCAACAATGGGTGAGATGATTGGTGTAATCGCTCATCAATTAAAACAACCACTAAATATCTTATCTTTATACTGTAATGATGTAAAAGATACATATAAACTTGGGGAAATTGATGATGCTTTTATAGATGATTTCTCAAAAAATACAAAAGAGAATATTGAGTTTATGAGTAAGACAATTGATGGCTTTAGAGATTTTTTCAATCCTAAAAAATCTAAGAAAATCTTTCAAATAAAAAAAGTTATTGATAACTCAGTAAAACTTTTACATAAGCAATTAGAATCAAATAAAGTTGAGTTAACAATAGATGTAAATGATGAGCAAGTTTATGGAGTTGATTCTGAGTTAGAACAAGTTGTTTTAAATCTTATCACAAATGCACAAGATGCATTTATTGAAAGAAAAGTAGAAGATAGAAAGATAAACATAAGTTCAGGTTCTCATAAAAACTATACTATTTTAGTTGTTGAAGATAGTGCAGGGGGAATTAAAGAAGATAACTTAGATAAAATCTTTGACCCTTATTTTACTACAAAAGAGACAGGAACAGGAACAGGTCTTTATATGGTAAAACTAGTTGTAAGAACTAGTTTTGGAGGAGAATTGAAACTTGAAAATAGTTCTATTGGGGCAAAATTTATACTAATTTTACCTAACCAATCACTAACTAAGTAG
- a CDS encoding response regulator: MINKEFLKKLTILYVEDEDLAREKLAKTLTRLFKTVYLAPNGMEGYLQFQKLHLAKTPVDLVLSDINMPKMSGIEMLEQIRELDEEVPFIFTTARSESENLLRAIELKANHYILKPIDTEDVILKSQEVCQKKYYERMLTLKNQELEQYLKAIDNIAVVSKFDAEGNIKFVNSAMIEALDKQEEEILNTNIKDLIHKDISKEMIENIFKSISEKKEFKGELKFSNSKNEPFYTNNNIFEIIENEQNLFINIGFLSTDENIEKREFKKKVIKNIQEHKELLAKTKKELEETRLKLSKYENILPMLKNELELEKKRNQAKLQQIKHYENEKLNLDEKQEGILKIKNKQIEDYKEAMNKTKKEKELLLEKIHHLEEDILSKKVDIEKKQETIEVKNKRIEDLNDVIKHRESQLREFDPKALLS, encoded by the coding sequence ATGATAAATAAAGAGTTTTTGAAAAAATTGACAATTTTATACGTTGAAGATGAAGACTTAGCAAGGGAAAAACTAGCTAAAACTTTAACTAGACTTTTTAAAACGGTTTATCTTGCACCAAATGGAATGGAAGGTTATTTACAATTTCAAAAACTACACTTGGCAAAGACTCCAGTAGATTTAGTTTTAAGTGATATCAACATGCCAAAGATGAGTGGTATTGAGATGTTAGAACAAATAAGAGAGCTTGATGAGGAAGTTCCTTTTATCTTTACAACTGCAAGATCTGAATCTGAAAACTTATTAAGAGCAATTGAATTAAAAGCTAATCACTATATTTTAAAACCTATTGATACAGAAGATGTGATTTTAAAATCTCAAGAGGTTTGTCAAAAAAAATATTATGAAAGAATGCTAACTCTAAAAAATCAAGAGTTAGAACAATATTTAAAAGCTATTGATAATATAGCAGTTGTATCAAAATTTGATGCAGAAGGTAATATCAAGTTTGTAAACTCTGCAATGATTGAGGCATTAGATAAACAAGAAGAAGAGATATTAAATACAAATATAAAAGATTTAATTCATAAAGATATTTCAAAAGAGATGATTGAAAATATATTTAAATCAATAAGTGAGAAAAAAGAGTTCAAAGGAGAATTAAAATTTTCAAATAGTAAAAATGAACCTTTTTATACAAATAATAATATCTTTGAAATTATAGAAAACGAACAAAACTTATTTATTAATATTGGATTTTTATCAACTGATGAAAATATTGAAAAAAGAGAGTTTAAAAAGAAAGTTATTAAAAATATTCAAGAGCATAAAGAACTTCTTGCAAAAACTAAAAAAGAGTTAGAAGAGACAAGACTAAAACTTTCTAAATATGAAAACATACTTCCAATGTTGAAAAATGAGTTAGAACTTGAAAAGAAAAGAAATCAAGCTAAACTTCAACAAATAAAACATTATGAAAATGAAAAATTAAATCTTGACGAAAAACAAGAAGGCATCTTAAAAATCAAAAATAAACAGATTGAAGATTATAAAGAAGCTATGAATAAAACAAAAAAAGAAAAAGAACTTCTTTTGGAAAAAATACACCATTTAGAAGAAGATATTCTTTCTAAAAAAGTAGATATTGAGAAAAAACAAGAAACAATTGAAGTTAAAAATAAAAGAATTGAAGATTTAAATGATGTGATAAAACATAGAGAATCTCAACTAAGAGAGTTTGACCCAAAAGCCCTACTTAGTTAG
- a CDS encoding HAD family hydrolase has product MKKYILFDNDGVLVETELWYYQANKDILKTINIDLEFDVYQKIMIRGGTAWELALNKGYSIEEVDKLREKRDELYQHFLQTKDIEINGVKNTLKELSKKYKMGIITTARRVDFELIHKNRGIVDFMEFVLCVEDYERAKPYPDPYLAGLKKFNAKPSEAVVVEDSQRGLDSAFRANIDCIIVKNEFTKSHNFDKAKHFINKFEDLKELL; this is encoded by the coding sequence ATGAAAAAATATATACTATTTGATAATGACGGTGTTTTAGTTGAAACTGAGTTATGGTATTACCAAGCAAATAAAGACATATTAAAAACTATAAATATAGATTTAGAATTTGATGTTTATCAAAAGATTATGATAAGAGGTGGAACAGCTTGGGAACTTGCTTTAAATAAAGGTTATAGTATAGAAGAAGTTGATAAGTTAAGAGAGAAAAGAGATGAACTATATCAACACTTTTTACAAACAAAAGACATTGAAATAAACGGTGTCAAAAATACACTAAAAGAGTTAAGTAAAAAATATAAGATGGGAATAATAACAACTGCACGAAGAGTTGATTTTGAGTTAATCCATAAAAATAGAGGAATAGTTGATTTTATGGAGTTTGTATTGTGTGTTGAAGATTATGAAAGAGCGAAACCATATCCAGACCCATACTTAGCTGGACTAAAAAAATTCAATGCAAAACCTAGTGAAGCAGTTGTAGTTGAAGATAGTCAAAGAGGTTTAGATTCTGCATTTAGAGCTAATATTGATTGTATTATTGTAAAAAATGAGTTTACAAAATCTCACAATTTTGACAAAGCAAAACATTTTATAAATAAATTTGAAGATTTAAAAGAACTTTTGTAG
- a CDS encoding ModE family transcriptional regulator — protein sequence MKRLDNIQTELLMTNLDEDGKLSCLKAFRVAKLIGMNPKDMQEIIKNMNITITNCELDVSNKLSFLDINDDIYNALIKNIDKEENGNFSLKKALEKDMTIHTANLSPIVCKTDCF from the coding sequence ATGAAGAGATTAGATAATATTCAAACTGAATTATTAATGACAAATTTAGACGAAGATGGAAAATTATCTTGTTTGAAAGCTTTTAGAGTTGCAAAACTTATAGGAATGAACCCTAAAGATATGCAAGAAATAATAAAGAATATGAACATAACTATCACAAATTGTGAACTTGATGTTTCAAATAAATTATCATTTTTAGATATAAATGATGATATTTATAATGCTCTTATTAAAAATATAGATAAAGAAGAAAATGGAAACTTCTCTTTGAAAAAAGCTTTGGAAAAAGACATGACAATTCATACAGCAAATCTAAGCCCTATTGTTTGCAAAACAGATTGTTTCTAA
- a CDS encoding TIGR00730 family Rossman fold protein — protein MKVAIYCGSKKGSNEIYEQKALQLINTFKQYSFSLVYGGSVSGLMGTISNQAIENNLQVTGVITYDLIKKELANEKLNELYKVNTIRERKALMEELSDAFIAMPGGYGTFEEIFEVISNAQIGYHKKPCAFYNVNGYYDNLVNFLNTCVNENFIDKRFIDMLIISDDPDEICKRILNYKPVKAKWE, from the coding sequence TTGAAAGTTGCTATTTATTGTGGTTCAAAAAAAGGTTCAAATGAAATATACGAACAAAAAGCATTACAATTAATAAATACTTTTAAACAGTACTCTTTCTCCTTAGTTTATGGAGGAAGTGTCTCTGGTCTTATGGGAACAATATCAAATCAAGCTATTGAAAACAATCTTCAAGTTACTGGCGTAATCACATATGATTTAATAAAAAAAGAGCTTGCAAACGAAAAGCTAAATGAACTTTACAAAGTAAATACAATAAGAGAAAGAAAAGCTTTAATGGAAGAGCTAAGTGATGCTTTTATTGCAATGCCTGGTGGTTATGGAACTTTTGAAGAGATATTCGAAGTAATATCAAATGCCCAAATTGGATACCATAAAAAACCATGTGCATTTTATAATGTAAATGGATATTATGATAATTTGGTAAATTTTTTAAATACATGCGTAAATGAAAACTTTATTGATAAGCGATTTATCGATATGCTTATTATTTCAGATGACCCAGATGAAATATGTAAACGAATTCTTAATTATAAACCTGTAAAAGCTAAGTGGGAATAA
- a CDS encoding efflux RND transporter permease subunit has protein sequence MIKNFYSKFLFQNPKKVILLVLVLISFLGYYATKLEIDASSETLLLENDKDLAFAREVSKNYETQDMLVVTFTPKEDLLSEDSLNTIKNISDDLLKLKETDSITSVLNVPLLQSPVRPISELVDNVKTIQNSKDLNKQLVKKEFLTSPLYKNSLVSHDFKTTAIVINLKRENRFFTLVEKRNALLKKKNSETASKEELLEYEKVSKEFKQYRDNQRELNNKYIQNVRDVIKKYENKGTLFLGGVNMIATDIISFVKNDLVIYGSTLILLLIAILWIIFREAKWVLLSVLICTLSVIATSGLLGFFNWEVTVISSNFISLQLIITISIVLHLIVRYRELSARYTNSSQSRLVLNTMLSKLNPSFFAIITTIAGFGSLLLSNIQPVINLGWMMSTGIAISLIISFLVFPAILILLKKSKPNKSFENNLHFIEAAINIVKNKGNLILIGSVILIVFSLTGASKLLVENSFISYFKENTEIYKSMKIIDQKLGGTTPLDVIINFDVKDKDNKTKKVETNNSDDMFSSFEDEFNTSSNDAQYWFTSYKMNIISKVHNYLENTNSIGKVQSLATMLKVGKILNEGKDLDSFKLALLYKKLPQEYKRIILDPYIDIDKNQARITMRIVDSDKNLRRDELLKKIKSDLTKIVGDDNVEIRLSNLMVLYNNMLQSLFDSQVRTLGFVILSLFIMFLILFRSFILATIAILANIVPISIVFGIMGWSGIPLDIMTITIAAISIGIGVDDTIHYIHRFKEEFKKDHNYENAMIRSHRTIGFAMVYTSVAVMVGFSILVLSNLIPTIYFGLLTVVVMATILLSAILLLPRLLILFRPFSKI, from the coding sequence ATGATAAAGAACTTTTATTCAAAATTTCTATTTCAAAATCCTAAAAAAGTTATCCTACTAGTTTTAGTACTAATCTCTTTTTTAGGTTACTATGCAACGAAACTAGAAATAGATGCATCATCTGAAACATTACTATTAGAAAATGACAAAGACTTAGCCTTTGCAAGAGAAGTTTCAAAAAATTATGAAACTCAAGATATGCTAGTAGTAACTTTTACTCCTAAAGAAGACTTACTTTCAGAAGATAGCTTAAATACAATCAAAAATATTAGCGATGATTTATTAAAACTAAAAGAGACTGATAGTATTACGTCAGTTTTAAATGTACCACTACTTCAATCTCCTGTAAGACCTATTTCTGAACTTGTAGATAATGTAAAAACAATACAAAATAGTAAAGATTTAAATAAACAGTTAGTAAAAAAAGAGTTTTTAACTTCTCCTTTATACAAAAATAGTTTAGTTAGTCATGATTTTAAAACTACTGCTATTGTTATTAATCTAAAAAGAGAGAATCGTTTTTTTACATTGGTTGAGAAAAGAAATGCTTTACTAAAAAAGAAAAACAGTGAAACTGCTTCAAAAGAAGAGTTATTAGAATATGAAAAAGTTAGTAAAGAGTTTAAACAGTATAGAGATAATCAAAGAGAGCTAAATAATAAATATATCCAAAATGTAAGAGATGTAATCAAAAAGTATGAAAATAAAGGAACTCTATTTTTAGGTGGAGTTAATATGATTGCAACTGATATTATCTCTTTTGTAAAAAATGATTTAGTTATTTATGGTTCAACACTGATACTTCTTTTGATAGCAATTTTATGGATAATCTTCAGAGAAGCAAAATGGGTTTTATTATCTGTTTTAATCTGTACATTATCTGTAATTGCAACAAGTGGATTACTTGGATTTTTCAACTGGGAAGTTACAGTTATATCTTCAAACTTTATATCGCTACAACTAATAATAACTATATCTATTGTATTACACTTAATAGTAAGGTATAGAGAACTAAGTGCAAGATATACAAACTCTTCTCAAAGTAGACTTGTACTAAATACTATGTTATCAAAATTAAATCCATCATTTTTTGCAATTATAACTACAATTGCTGGATTTGGTTCATTACTATTATCTAATATTCAACCTGTTATAAATCTTGGTTGGATGATGAGTACAGGTATTGCAATATCACTAATTATTTCATTTTTAGTGTTTCCTGCTATTTTGATTTTATTAAAAAAATCAAAACCAAACAAAAGTTTTGAAAACAATCTTCACTTTATTGAAGCAGCTATAAATATAGTAAAAAACAAAGGTAACTTAATATTAATTGGTAGTGTTATTTTAATTGTTTTTTCACTTACTGGAGCTTCAAAACTTTTAGTTGAAAATAGTTTTATCTCATACTTTAAAGAGAATACTGAGATTTATAAAAGTATGAAAATAATTGACCAAAAATTAGGTGGAACAACTCCTTTAGATGTGATTATTAACTTCGATGTAAAAGATAAAGATAATAAAACTAAAAAAGTTGAAACTAACAATTCTGATGATATGTTCTCATCTTTTGAAGATGAGTTTAATACAAGTAGTAACGATGCACAATATTGGTTTACTAGCTACAAAATGAATATAATTAGTAAAGTTCATAACTATTTAGAAAATACTAACTCTATTGGTAAAGTTCAATCATTAGCAACAATGTTAAAAGTTGGAAAGATACTAAATGAAGGAAAAGATTTAGACTCATTTAAACTTGCCCTACTTTATAAAAAACTTCCGCAAGAGTATAAAAGAATAATACTTGACCCATATATTGATATAGATAAAAATCAAGCAAGAATCACTATGAGAATTGTGGATTCAGATAAAAACCTAAGAAGAGATGAATTACTAAAAAAAATAAAAAGTGATTTAACAAAAATTGTAGGTGATGATAATGTTGAAATTAGATTATCAAATCTTATGGTTTTATATAACAATATGCTTCAATCATTATTTGATTCACAAGTAAGAACTTTAGGATTTGTTATATTATCTTTATTTATTATGTTCTTAATTCTTTTTAGATCATTTATTTTAGCAACGATTGCAATTTTAGCAAATATTGTACCTATCTCTATTGTTTTTGGAATAATGGGATGGTCAGGAATTCCTCTTGATATTATGACTATTACAATTGCGGCTATTTCTATTGGTATTGGAGTTGATGATACAATTCACTATATTCATAGATTTAAAGAAGAGTTCAAAAAAGACCACAACTATGAAAATGCAATGATAAGATCTCACAGAACAATTGGTTTTGCTATGGTTTATACATCTGTTGCAGTAATGGTTGGTTTTTCAATATTAGTATTATCTAATTTAATTCCAACTATCTATTTTGGTCTATTAACAGTTGTAGTTATGGCTACTATTTTATTATCTGCAATTTTATTATTGCCAAGATTATTAATTTTATTTAGACCATTTTCAAAAATATAA
- a CDS encoding MlaC/ttg2D family ABC transporter substrate-binding protein: MFKKLFLIACLMTSLFAFEKENIQKQMSDNIHQVLNILKDTNITKKDKSEKIITILDKSFDYNIMSMLALGRAWKTISNEQREEFSNVFIKRLKESYIDKLELYNDQKIKIANLKENKSRLILNTILVGKKENYPIDYKFYENRKNNQWYVYDVNILGVSIIQTYRKQFDEYLKEKTIDDLIKYLKEKNLKA, encoded by the coding sequence ATGTTTAAAAAACTATTTTTAATAGCATGTTTAATGACTTCGCTATTTGCTTTTGAAAAAGAAAATATCCAAAAACAAATGAGCGATAATATTCATCAAGTACTAAATATACTTAAAGATACAAATATTACAAAAAAAGATAAAAGCGAAAAGATTATTACAATTTTAGATAAATCTTTTGATTATAATATTATGTCTATGCTTGCATTAGGAAGAGCTTGGAAAACAATCTCAAATGAGCAAAGAGAAGAGTTCTCAAATGTATTTATCAAAAGATTAAAAGAGTCATATATTGATAAATTAGAACTTTACAATGACCAAAAAATCAAAATTGCAAATTTGAAAGAAAACAAATCAAGATTAATTTTAAATACAATTTTAGTTGGTAAAAAAGAGAACTATCCAATTGATTATAAATTTTATGAAAATAGAAAAAATAACCAATGGTACGTTTATGATGTTAATATTTTAGGAGTAAGTATAATTCAAACATATAGAAAACAATTTGATGAATACTTAAAAGAAAAAACAATTGATGATTTAATTAAATACCTAAAAGAAAAAAATCTTAAAGCATGA
- a CDS encoding MlaA family lipoprotein — protein MRKITILFLFLSFFYACNAQNFENSNKDDVAINQFDDISNEFQDSYEDDFDPLSGYNRVMTSFNDGFYVYVSRPVIKTYKDVVPSTARKGVSNFFTNLGFPIRFINNLLQLKFKNSWEELQLFVLNTTFGIAGLINVAEENNFNLRYHDEDFGQTLGYWGVGEGFHIVLPILGPSNLRDTFSLFVDEYASPLKPEDKSFYLTDSTDKSIGLKTFKTVNSTSYTYPVYDKLRKDAIDLYPYLKDFYNKRREEQIKE, from the coding sequence TTGAGAAAAATCACAATTTTATTTTTATTTTTATCATTTTTTTATGCATGTAATGCACAAAATTTTGAAAATAGTAATAAAGATGATGTTGCTATTAATCAATTTGATGATATATCAAATGAGTTTCAAGATAGCTATGAAGATGACTTTGATCCTTTAAGTGGTTATAACAGGGTTATGACAAGCTTTAATGACGGATTTTATGTATATGTATCAAGACCAGTCATAAAAACATATAAGGACGTAGTACCTTCAACAGCAAGAAAAGGTGTTTCAAATTTTTTTACAAATTTAGGTTTTCCTATTAGATTTATAAATAATCTTTTACAACTTAAATTTAAAAACTCATGGGAAGAGTTACAGTTATTTGTACTAAATACAACTTTTGGTATTGCAGGATTAATAAATGTTGCTGAAGAGAATAACTTTAACTTAAGATATCATGATGAAGATTTCGGTCAAACTTTAGGATATTGGGGAGTTGGAGAAGGTTTTCATATTGTATTACCGATATTAGGACCATCAAATTTAAGAGATACATTCTCACTATTTGTAGATGAGTATGCAAGCCCATTAAAACCTGAAGATAAATCATTTTATTTAACAGATTCAACAGACAAGTCAATTGGATTAAAAACATTTAAAACTGTAAATTCAACTTCTTATACTTATCCTGTATATGATAAATTAAGAAAAGATGCAATTGATTTATATCCATATTTAAAAGATTTTTACAATAAAAGAAGAGAAGAACAAATAAAGGAATAA
- a CDS encoding M23 family metallopeptidase, producing MLKKIIIFYILLMTSLFASKIDLYFNKNTINNAQTAILYLNAKDIKEPKLTILDKKININFYKLPNKNNSYYALVPASYYDMNKKIKVIVSYIKDNKKDFESIYLNIKEGDYKSEVIKVKSSKVTLNTKSKDRTQKEYKEAMDIYNTFTNKRLWNKKFILPLNTSITSDFGTKRVYNNTLKGYHSGTDFKAKVGTKIVAANDGVVVLTKNRFYAGNSIIINHGQGVYTCYYHLSKFLVKPNQKVKRGEVIALSGKTGRVTGPHLHFSTRVNSIQVDPLQLIKILNEL from the coding sequence ATGTTAAAAAAAATAATCATTTTTTATATTCTTTTAATGACAAGTTTATTTGCAAGTAAAATAGATTTATATTTTAATAAGAATACAATAAACAACGCACAAACAGCTATTTTATATCTAAATGCAAAAGATATAAAAGAACCAAAACTAACAATTTTAGATAAAAAAATAAATATTAATTTTTATAAACTACCTAATAAAAATAATAGTTATTATGCTTTAGTTCCAGCTTCATATTATGATATGAATAAAAAAATCAAAGTTATTGTTTCATATATAAAAGATAATAAAAAAGATTTTGAATCAATTTATTTAAATATAAAAGAAGGTGATTATAAAAGTGAAGTAATAAAAGTAAAAAGTTCAAAAGTTACTTTAAATACTAAATCAAAAGATAGAACACAAAAAGAGTATAAAGAAGCTATGGATATTTATAATACTTTTACAAATAAAAGATTATGGAATAAAAAATTTATACTTCCACTAAATACATCAATCACTAGTGATTTTGGGACAAAAAGAGTTTATAATAATACTTTAAAAGGTTATCACAGTGGTACTGATTTTAAAGCAAAAGTAGGAACAAAAATTGTTGCAGCCAATGATGGTGTAGTTGTACTTACAAAAAATAGATTTTATGCTGGAAATTCAATAATTATTAACCATGGACAAGGTGTTTATACTTGTTATTATCATCTAAGTAAATTTCTAGTGAAACCTAATCAAAAAGTAAAACGAGGTGAAGTAATAGCTTTAAGTGGAAAAACAGGAAGAGTAACTGGACCTCATTTACACTTTAGTACAAGAGTAAACTCTATTCAAGTAGACCCTTTACAACTTATCAAAATCTTAAACGAATTATAA
- a CDS encoding YebC/PmpR family DNA-binding transcriptional regulator produces MGRAFEYRKAAKMKRWGNMSRVFPKLAKAIEIAAKAGGGDPDMNPALRTAIINAKAQNLPKTNIEAAIKRATGKDAKNYTDVNFEGKGPHGVLIFVECATDNNTRTVANIKMYFNKNGGQVVPTGSLEFMFDRKAIFEFDKTEEMDLEELELELIDSGLEELEEDEGLCIAIADFTDFGNMNTKFEELGIELKKAELKRISNNPHEYTEEEQEEIGKLLEKLEDDDDVQAVFTNIA; encoded by the coding sequence ATGGGTAGAGCCTTTGAATATAGAAAAGCGGCTAAGATGAAAAGATGGGGGAATATGTCTAGAGTTTTCCCAAAACTAGCAAAAGCAATTGAAATAGCAGCAAAAGCAGGTGGTGGTGATCCAGATATGAACCCTGCATTAAGAACAGCTATTATTAATGCAAAAGCACAAAACTTACCAAAAACTAATATTGAAGCAGCTATTAAAAGAGCAACAGGAAAAGATGCAAAAAACTATACAGATGTTAATTTTGAGGGTAAAGGTCCTCATGGTGTTTTAATTTTTGTTGAATGTGCAACAGATAATAATACTAGAACAGTAGCAAATATAAAAATGTATTTTAATAAAAATGGTGGGCAAGTAGTTCCTACTGGTTCTTTAGAGTTCATGTTTGATAGAAAAGCAATTTTCGAATTTGATAAAACAGAAGAAATGGATTTAGAAGAGTTAGAATTAGAACTTATTGATTCTGGATTAGAAGAGTTAGAAGAGGATGAAGGTCTTTGTATTGCAATAGCAGATTTTACTGATTTTGGTAATATGAATACTAAATTTGAAGAGCTTGGTATTGAGCTTAAAAAAGCTGAGTTAAAAAGAATTTCAAATAATCCACACGAATATACAGAAGAAGAACAAGAAGAGATTGGAAAGTTATTAGAAAAACTTGAAGATGATGATGACGTTCAAGCTGTATTTACTAATATCGCTTAA
- a CDS encoding M48 family metallopeptidase, protein MINKTKSFLVVLLLILFYTGCTNKAPYTNRSQMILISQEEELALGEQSYEKTLKESKVIKNTNDARRVREVGKAIAKVVNKDYKWEFNLVENKEKNAFCLPGGKVVVYTGILKVARNDDQLATVISHEIAHALARHGAERISTNLVAQGVQVVGNIVVGTQIPQYDKAFNIAFGLGSQYGVLLPYGRMQESEADEIGIHLMNEAGYNIHEALKFWQNMSDGKKEGYEFFSTHPNSSTRIENIRRVIKQIEDKKVENFSNLIKNKNLGNRLH, encoded by the coding sequence ATGATAAATAAAACAAAAAGCTTTTTAGTAGTTCTACTTTTGATTTTATTTTATACAGGTTGTACAAACAAAGCTCCATATACAAATCGAAGTCAAATGATTTTAATTTCTCAAGAAGAGGAGTTAGCTTTAGGGGAGCAATCATATGAAAAAACTCTAAAAGAATCAAAAGTAATAAAAAATACAAATGATGCACGAAGAGTACGAGAAGTTGGAAAAGCTATTGCAAAAGTTGTAAATAAAGATTATAAATGGGAATTTAATTTAGTAGAAAATAAAGAAAAAAATGCATTTTGTTTACCAGGTGGAAAAGTCGTTGTTTACACTGGAATTTTAAAAGTTGCTAGAAATGATGACCAACTTGCAACTGTTATTTCACACGAAATTGCCCATGCACTTGCTAGACATGGAGCTGAAAGAATAAGTACAAATCTTGTAGCTCAAGGAGTTCAAGTTGTAGGAAATATTGTAGTTGGTACACAAATTCCTCAATATGATAAAGCATTTAATATTGCTTTTGGATTAGGTAGCCAATATGGAGTACTTTTACCTTATGGAAGAATGCAAGAGAGTGAAGCAGATGAAATAGGAATTCATCTAATGAATGAAGCTGGATATAATATTCATGAAGCATTAAAATTTTGGCAAAATATGAGTGATGGTAAAAAAGAGGGATATGAATTCTTCTCAACACACCCAAACTCATCAACAAGAATTGAAAATATAAGAAGAGTTATAAAACAAATAGAAGATAAAAAAGTTGAAAATTTTAGTAATTTGATAAAGAATAAAAACTTAGGAAATAGATTACATTAA
- a CDS encoding YiiD C-terminal domain-containing protein, with protein MNLKELEEKLYKEIPLTEFMQIKLDKIDEKSLISSASFEKNKNDKNTGFAGSLSTLVTISAWCACYLNTIKLGYKDSMIAIIKSDTSYKAPVTKDFYCETTLPSQEQIDLFKKKLQNKKSSSLRIKSQIIEDGKVCVNFEGVYIIKV; from the coding sequence TTGAATTTAAAAGAGTTAGAAGAAAAATTATACAAAGAGATTCCACTTACTGAATTTATGCAAATAAAACTTGATAAAATAGATGAAAAAAGTCTAATTAGTTCTGCAAGTTTTGAAAAAAATAAAAATGATAAAAATACTGGTTTTGCAGGAAGTTTAAGTACTTTAGTTACTATTTCTGCATGGTGTGCTTGCTATTTAAATACAATAAAACTTGGATATAAAGATAGTATGATTGCTATTATAAAAAGTGATACTTCATACAAAGCTCCTGTTACAAAGGATTTTTATTGTGAAACTACTTTACCTTCACAAGAACAAATTGATTTATTTAAAAAGAAACTTCAAAATAAAAAAAGTTCATCACTTAGAATAAAATCACAAATAATAGAAGATGGAAAAGTTTGTGTTAATTTTGAAGGTGTATATATCATTAAAGTATAA